Genomic DNA from Lactuca sativa cultivar Salinas chromosome 8, Lsat_Salinas_v11, whole genome shotgun sequence:
CATATTAAAGTGATCAATAAATAGACAAATAGTTCATTTGACCAACTTTTAGAGTTGCTAGGAGTTGCTTTCCCGAAGAGCAAGATTCCAACTTCACACTATGAAGCTAAGAAAAATTTGAGAAAGATAGGGTTAGGATATGAGTCCATCCATGCTTGCAAATATGATTGTGCTTTGTTTTGGAAGGAGAATGCTTCCATGCAGAATTGCCCGATTTGTAACGAGAGTAGATGGGTGGACACAACCACAAAGGGGAAGCGAGTACCACTAAAAGTTTTGTGGTACTTTCCTTTGACTCCAAGACTTCGACAGATGTATAGTTCCATATTCACAGCTAAAGATATGATTTGGCATAATACTGGAAGATCAACGAATGGTATGATGTATCATCCGGTAGATGGGAAGtcatggcaagaatttgataagaGATATCCAGAGTTTGCCAAAGAACCTAGAAATGTTCGTCTAGGTTTAGCTGTTGATGGCTTTAATCCATTCGGGAACTTTAATAACAATTATAGTATTTGGCCGGTTATATTGACTACCTACAATACACCACCATGGATATATATGAAAGAGTCTTCTTTCATGCTAACTTTGCTGATTCCTGGTTCTAGATCACCTGCAAAGGACATTGATGTTTACTTGAGGCCTTTGGTGGATGAGTTGAAAATGTTGTGGTTCGAAGGAGTCCAAATGAGAGATGCATCAACCAACACTGTATTCAATATGCGTGCGATGTTGTTATGGACTATCAATGATTTCCCAGCACGTAGTAGTTTGTCTGGATGGAGTGGTCAAGGTTATTTAGCACGCCCTACTTGTAACGAAGACACATCTTCCATTTATGTGACCAACAAGATGCCTTACGTTGGTCACAGATGATTCTTGAATATAAACCATAGTTGGAGGGAGAGTCTATTGTTTGATGGTCAACCTGAGACAAGACCGCGTCCTAGAAGATTCAGTAATGCAACTATATTAAAGCAAGTCAATTGTCTCTCTGATCGAATTCCAGGGAAACATCCTGATTATGGGGGCAAAAAAAGAAAGCGCGACGATGAAAGGAAAAAGAGAGAGTTAAATTGGACAAAACGAAGTATCTTCTTTGAGCTTGAGTATTGGTCTTCCCTCGATCTAAAACACAATTTCGATGTTATGCATATTTCAAAGAATGTGAATGAGAGTGTGTTGAATACTGCACTGATGAATGATAAAAGCAAAGACAAAAAAGAAGCAAGAATTGACTTGAAAAATATGGGCATTAGACCAGATCAATGGCCAAAAGAGAAAgtcaagaagatgaagaaaaacAACAAGGAAGAAAACAAGAAGAAGGAAATACTCCCACATGCTTCTTACTCTTTCAAACCAATTGATCGACAACGTTTCTGTCAATTCATTAAAGGAGTGAGACTACCTGATGGTTTTGGATCGAACTTTAAGAAGAAGGTTAATGATACTGAATCAAATTTGGTTGGGTTGAAGTCTCACGATCATCACGTCCTCATGCAACGATTGCTACCTATAGGGTTTCGAGCATGTCTCCCACCAAATGTTTCAAGAACAATCATTGACCTATGTACATTCTTTAAAAAAATTTGTGCACGGTCATTGGATGTTAACGACATGAGAAATGCCAGAACATAAGTGGTGAAGATCTTATGCAATCTTGAGTTGATATATCCTCCAGCATTTTTTGACATAAtgattcatcttattcttcatTTACCTGATGAAGCCATTCTTGGAGGGCCTGTACACATGAGATGGATGTATCCTTTTGAAAGATATAtgaaaaaacttaaaaataatgtcagaaACAAAGCCAAACTAGAAGGTTCAATAGCAGAGGGTTACGTTGCAGACGAAGCTTTGACATTTTGCTCTATGTATCTTGAGGGTATGCAAACTAAATTCAACCGTGCTGATAGAAATGATGATCCCGGCCTTCCAAAAAGGCAATTTTCTGTCTTCTCATCACAATGTCGAACAATGTCGGCTAAGAAAATCGCTGAACTTTGTAACGAGGCCAAAAAATCATTGCATTGGTTTGTAGTAAACAATTGCGATGAGGATGAGATGAGAAGCTACAAATCGTAAGTTTCTAATCTATTAACTACCTTTTCGATAGTGTTTTAACTATTCTAATTATTTTGTCCCATATTCAGTGAATTCAAATTAGAATTGCCTGAAAGTGATTTCAAAAAGGAATTTCCTTCATGGTTCAAAGAAAAGGTAAGtatgttatatatttataatgtaaAACTAAGTTATTACTTAAACATATAATCTTATATTTCCTTACAGATTTATTGTCTCCAAAAAGATGGTGCCTACGGACTGTACTGACGAATTAAAGGCGTTTGCATATGGTTCGTTGCGTGCATATTCGTACACTGCATGCATAGTAAATGGTGTCCGATTTGTTGTGAATAGTCATGATCTCTGACGCACTACTCAAAATAGTGGTGTTGTTACATTCGGAGAAGACGGTACACCATTCTATGGTCAATTAGAGGAGATCATAGAGTtgcattatttatataataaatcagTTGTACTCTTTCGTGGTAAATGGTTCAATGCCTCATTACGTAATGGACGCTTAAAGActataaataatatgattcttATCGATACCAGTCATGAATGGTATGTCGGTAAAACGTGGTTTAATGATCAACAATACATCTTAGCCACGCAAGCTAAACAAGTATTTTATCTCCAAGATCCCACTCAAAACAATAACTGGAGAGTTGTGGAAGAGGTTCATCATCGAAAACTTTGGAATCATCCAAGTATCGGTGTTGTgaatgagatagatgttgtgaACAACACTCAATCAACTGATTTTACCTTGGTTGTCGACTTAGGCACCTTACCTATGCAGACGACTTTAGGTGAAGTTGGTGAATCAAGTGTGGTTGCTAGGAGGAATGTTGCTCCTAATATAAACGATGAAGATTTCATTAACGATGAAAATGACGATGATGATACGTACTCTTCAGATGaagaaataaataatgaaaactatgacagtgatgatgatgttgtacaTGTATATTGTTCTAGTGATGAATCTGGTTGATGGTATGTTATTGTTATTATATCTCCTGATTGCTTATAATATTTGTTAAATTTTGAAATGTTGCTTATTTCTAGTTTTATTATATATTCTGAATATTTATAATATTTGTTAAACAGATGGCAGAAGTCGCGAGGGGACACAGAGGAGATGGTGGGGATAGACCTCCACACGGGATTGCACGCGGTGTACCATCGGATTGCCAATCTTGTAAGTTATATGAAATTTTCAATTATTAGATATATTAATGTTTTAAATTTCTAAATTTCCAATTGTATATGTAAATATAGCACAAGCGAAGAATGTGAATGTGCGTGGCAAAGGGAGAAACTTAAATTTGTACGATGAGTATGAAAAAAACAAGTGTAAGCCTTTGGAATTGCTAATTGATATCTCCGGGCGGACGTATCGAGTTATAGGGGACAACAGGCAACTATTTGTCAGACTGATCTCAAATCTAGTGGGATCAAAGGTACCGTTGCATTATCATACTTGGCGTCGTGTTCTTGCCAAGTACAAAGTTGATTTATATCCCGAACTAGAGGTAAATATacaatacattttatatgtattgaattttacacatattaaatatttttttactaaTCAAATATGTTTTTCCTTTTGCAGACTTATTTTGATATTGATAGGTATCGGGGCACAAACTTGTGGGAACCCCTTCGAGCGGGTATCCAAGCAGATATGCAAAGAGCTTATCGAGAGCGCAAGTATCAGATGAAAAAACATTTTGATAGAGTTGGTGGATATCGTAATGTGGAAAGGGCAAGAAGACGTCCACCGGATGATTGGACCGCCCAAGATTGGAACGATATAATTGATTTGTTGTTTTTGACCGAGGAATACAGACGCACGTCGGGAAAAAATAAAGTTACTAGGTCGAAACTTCCACACACAAGTGCTCACTGATGTAGACCGTATGCTCAACGACGTTATTTAGAGGTAATAAAATACATTAGTattatttaaaattgttattaacATTTGTACAAATACATTTATTGTTTTTTCACTTATTATAGGAACAAATGGGAATCAAGCCGCAACATATTGAGGGTTGGAGACAAATGCGCTACAAAGAAGGTTCGGGTTGGTGTACAAGTCGAGCAGAAGAAGACTGGGTAagtgataaacgaaatgaatatgttgtttaaatatattattattaattatagtttCCTGTTTAaggaatattattattttttgaatgtttaagtttagttgtttgttttaattaACGTATGttaattgttttctttattttagtaGAAAATTCAAAATGAATATGAGAAAATGCAAAACGAGGTTGGGGAAGGAGGAGAAGTAAACGAGGAAGAATGTTTAGAACGTGCCCTTGGGACGAGACGTGGACATGCTCGCGGGGTGGGTAGGAGACCAACCGCCAACTTCG
This window encodes:
- the LOC111891789 gene encoding uncharacterized protein LOC111891789, whose protein sequence is MIHLILHLPDEAILGGPVHMRWMYPFERYMKKLKNNVRNKAKLEGSIAEGYVADEALTFCSMYLEGMQTKFNRADRNDDPGLPKRQFSVFSSQCRTMSAKKIAELCNEAKKSLHWFVVNNCDEDEMRSYKSEFKLELPESDFKKEFPSWFKEKVSMLYIYNVKLSYYLNI